From the genome of Cynocephalus volans isolate mCynVol1 chromosome 14, mCynVol1.pri, whole genome shotgun sequence, one region includes:
- the CRIPT gene encoding cysteine-rich PDZ-binding protein — MVCEKCEKKLGTVITPDTWKDGARNTTESGGRKLNENKALTSKKARFDPYGKNKFSTCRICKSSVHQPGSHYCQGCAYKKGICAMCGKKVLDTKNYKQTSV; from the exons ATGGTGTGCGAGAAGT GTGAAAAGAAACTTGGTACTGTTATCACTCCAGATACATGGAAAGATGGTGCTAGGAATAccacag AAAGTGGCGGAAGAAAgctgaatgaaaataaagcttTGACTTCAAAAAAAGCAAG ATTTGATCCATATGGAAAGAATAAGTTCTCCACTTGCAGAATTTGTAAAAGTTCTGTGCACCAGCCAGGTTCCCATTACTGCCAAGGCTGTGCCTACAAAAAGG gcATTTGTGCGATGTGTGGAAAAAAGGTTTTGGATACCAAAAACTACAAGCAAACATCTGTCTAA